The DNA sequence ACTCGCCGGTAGCCAGGCTGTAGGTGGTAGCGTCGAGCAGCTCGGGCTTGCGGCGGCTGTTGTACTTGGCGTATTTGGCCAGAATGTCGGCAATGCTGGCGGCGTACTTGGAGCCAAACTGCCGGGCGGCCCAGTCGCGCGAGTAGTCGTCGATTTGGTCGGCGCTGATTTGGTCGGGGTTCCAGGCGTAGTCGAGAAAGAAGCTGATGGGGAATTCCATGGGCTTCAGGTCGCCCACGTTCACAATCCAGATCTGGTTGGCGCCGTACTCGTGGGCCAGGTGCAGTTGCTCCCAGATGCGGGGCAACGGGTTCGTATTGAGCCACTTGTAGTTGCGCGGCCCGCCCACGTAGTCGAAGTGGTAGTAGATGCCGTAGCCGCCGGCCCGCGGCTTCTCCCCGGGTTTGGGCAGCTTGCGGATGTTGCCCCAGTTGTCGTCGCACAGGAGCAGAGTCACGTCGTCGGGCACGCGCATGCCTTTGTCGTAGTAGTCCTGCACTTCCTTGTAGAGGGCCCAGAGCTGGGGCGTTTGGTCGGCGGGCTTGCCGGTTTCCTCGGCAATAATCTTGCGCTGGTCGGCCACGATGCGCTCCAGCAGGGCAATGTTGCTTTCCTGGCTCATGGGCTCGTCGCCGTCGCCGCGCATGCCGATGCTGACGATGTTTTCTCTAGTGCCCATGTGCTTCATGCCGCCCCGCCAGAACTCCTGGAGCGTGGCCGCGTTGGTCTGGTAATTCCAGGCGCCCTTACCGGCGTGCTTCCACTCCTCGTGGGCCCTGGTGAGTGGCTCGTGGTGGGAGGTGCCCATCACGATGCCGTACTCGTCGGCCAGCACCGGGTTTTGGGGGTCGTCCACGTTGAACATATTGCCCCACATGGCCGGCCAGAGGTAGTTGCCCTTGAGCCGCAAAATCAGCTCGAACATGTGGCCGTACATCTTGGAGTTGACGCCGCCAAACTTCTCCTTCGACCAGTTCTGCAAAGCCGGGGCTTCGTCGTTAATGAAAATACCGCGGTATTTCACCTGCGGCGTGCCCTGCGAATGGCGCCCGGCCGCCACGTAGAGCGCCGGTTGCGGCTTCACGGGCACGTCGGCCCACCAGTACCACGGCGACACCCCGATTTGCTGCGACAAATCATAAATGCCGTAGATGGTGCCGCGCTTGTCGCTGCCGGCAATAACCAGGGCCCGCGCCACGCCCGGCAGCGGCTTTTCCACCACTTGCAGCACGAAGGTTTCCCACCGGCCCGCCACCTGCGACACGTCGAGCTTTCCAGCCTTCACCAGTCCGTCAATCAGCGGACTTTTGCCGATGGTGCCAATCAGCACGACTTCCTTGCCCGTCGGGGCTTGGTCGGTGGTCAGCGTCGGCGTCAGCTTGGTGACGCGGTTGATGTCGGCCTGCAAGTCTTTGGCCGCCCGCAGTACGCCGGGCCAGTCGGCCTGGCTGGCGTAGAGCGGCGCGGTCTTGCCGGCGGCGGCCAGCGGGAAGCCGGTTCGGCTTTTTTCGAAGGAGACGTACTGACTGTTCTGGGCAGCGGCCGAGCCGGTCAGCAGCAGCAGAAACAGCAGGAGTTTGGTGGGCAGCGTCATAAATTTCATATTTCACGCAGGGTCTCGCAGTGGATAGCGCAGGGTTTCGCAGTGAACGACCACCGCGAAACACTGCGGTTTTACACTGCGAGACCCTGCGTGAAAAAACGTTAGAACTTCACCACTTCCCAGTAAGCCTTCTTGGGCTGCTGGTTCTGATCAAACAGCAGCGGGTAGTTTTTGCGGCCGACCACGGGGTAAGTATCCAGCCAGGTGTACTTGTCGGAGATGTTCCAGAACGTGACGCCGGTCAGCACTTTGCGGTAGTCGCGGAAGACTTTAAAGAACATCCGGTACTGCGCGGCCTGCTGCTGCTCCAGCGCGGACGTGTAGGCATCCGATTCGCCGGGCCGTTTGGCGCGCTTCTCCTTTTCCCAGGGGTAAATCGAGACGTCGAGCTCGGTAATCTGCACTTTCAGGCCCAGGGACGCGTACTGGTCCAGGGCCTTCCGCAGCTCAGTTTCCGTGGGTTCCTGCAACGACCAGTGCCCCTGCAGGCCCACCGCGTCGATGGGCACCTTGGCATCCTTGAGCTTCTTGAGCAGCTTGAATATCCGCTCCCGCTTCTCGGGCCGTTCGGTGTTGTAGTCGTTGTAGAACAGCACCGCCTGGGGGTCGGCCTCGTGGGCGTACTCGAAGGCTTTGGCAATGAAATCCTCCCCGCAGATCTGGTACCATTCCGAGTTGCGCAGGAATTCGTTGGGGTTGTCGCTGATGGCTTCGTTCACCACGTCCCAGGCGTAGATCTTGCCCTTGTAGCGCTGCACGACGGTGAAAATATGGTCGTGCAGGCGCCGGAGCAGCACTTCCTTGCTCACCGGCTGGCCCGCCGCGTCCTTGAAGAGCCACTTCGGAGTTTGCTCGTGCCAGAGCAGGTTATGGCCCCGCACCCGCAGCTTGTTATCCTGGGCGAATTGCACGATTTCGTCGGCGTCGCGCCACTCGTAGCGGTTTTCCTCCGGATGAATCGGGCCCATCTTCATGGCGTTTTCCGGCGTGATGCTGTTGAAGTGCTGCTTGATGAGCTCCCCTTCCGCGCCCTTCAACCCCGCCGGCGACACGGCCACGCCCACCGGAAAATAGTCCTTGTAGTAATCCTTCAGGCCCTTTTCGGGGGCTTTTTGCTGACTGCTGAATACGGTGAGGCCGGCTAGGAGCAGGCCGGCGGTGGTGAGTTTGCGGAAGGGAGCAGTGGGCTTCATGAAGGTGGGTTTGTCAAATTTGAACGTCATGGCGGGCGGAACCCCACCCCAACCCCTCCCCTCTGGGAGAGGGGCTTATTTTACTTTGGCAACGGAACCGTTAACAGTCATTGCAATGCTAACCTAAGCCCCTCTCCCAGAGGGGAGGGGTTGGGGTGGGGTTACTTCACCTCCAGCACCACCACCGACTGCGGGGGCAGCTCCACGACCAGGTTGCCGCCGCGCTTTTTGGCCCCGTTGAAGGCAACCAGCTTCACCTTATTCGGCTTGTCGAAGGAGTTGTAGTCGTTCACGTTGCCGGAAGTCAGCATGCGGCCCGACACGGTTTTCCAGGTCACGCCCGGCAGCGTAGTTTCCAGCTGCAGGGTCTTTTTCGTGTCGAGGTTGACCAGGGAAATGTGCACCGCCCCGCTGGCGTCTTTCGAGGCCGAGGCGTTCAGCGCCGGCAGCTTCTGGCCGTTTAGCTCGTAGTCGGGGCTCTGGAACTGTAGGGGCAAGTACTGCGCGTTCTGATGCACCTGATACAGGTCGAAGACGTGGTAGGTGGGCGTGAGCAGCATCTTTTCCTTGTCGGTCAGCACCAGGGCCTGCAGCACGTTGACGGCCTGAGCCAGATTGGCCCCGCGCACCCGGTCGCAGTGGTTGTTGAAGATGTTGAGCGTGGTACCGGCCACCAAGGCGTCGCGCAGGGAGTTTTGCTGGAACAGAAACCCGGGGTTGGTGCCGGGTTCCACGTCGGTCCACACGCCCCACTCATCCACCAGCAGCGCCACCTTTTTCTGGGGGTCATACTTGTCCATAATGGCCGCGTGCCGGGTCACGATGGGTTCCATTCTCAGGCAGTTCTTCATCGTGTTGAAGTACTGGGTTTCGTCGAAGCCGGTGGCCGCGCCCTTGCTGCCGCTCCAGCTGCCGGTGGGCAGGGTGTACTGGTGCAGCGTGAGGCCCCACATCTGGTCGAGCGGGATTTTCTTCATGCACGTCTCGGTCCAGTTGGGGTCGTCGCCGTTGGCCCCGCTCACGATGCGCCTGAGCTTGGGGCTGCCCGGGTAGTTGTGGGCGAAGGTGGCGTAGCGCTTGTAGACGTCGGTGTAATAGTCGGCCGTCATGTTGCCGCCGCAGCCCCAGCTTTCGTTGCCGATGCCCCACATCTGCACGCCGTAGGGCTCGGGGTGGCCGTTTTGCCGGCGCTGCTGGGTGAGCGGGGTGTCGGCGTTGGAGTTGAGATACTCCATCCAATTCGCCATTTCCTGCACCGTCCCGCTGCCCACGTTGGCCGCCAGATACGGCTCGGTGCCGAGTAGCTTACAGAGCTCCAGAAATT is a window from the Hymenobacter aquaticus genome containing:
- a CDS encoding endo-1,4-beta-xylanase, translated to MTFKFDKPTFMKPTAPFRKLTTAGLLLAGLTVFSSQQKAPEKGLKDYYKDYFPVGVAVSPAGLKGAEGELIKQHFNSITPENAMKMGPIHPEENRYEWRDADEIVQFAQDNKLRVRGHNLLWHEQTPKWLFKDAAGQPVSKEVLLRRLHDHIFTVVQRYKGKIYAWDVVNEAISDNPNEFLRNSEWYQICGEDFIAKAFEYAHEADPQAVLFYNDYNTERPEKRERIFKLLKKLKDAKVPIDAVGLQGHWSLQEPTETELRKALDQYASLGLKVQITELDVSIYPWEKEKRAKRPGESDAYTSALEQQQAAQYRMFFKVFRDYRKVLTGVTFWNISDKYTWLDTYPVVGRKNYPLLFDQNQQPKKAYWEVVKF
- a CDS encoding alpha-N-arabinofuranosidase codes for the protein MFNLKRLVAAAGFVLAAANLTFAQTVRLTVQPGTPQLQISKDIYGHFAEHLGRCVYDGFWADPGLNVPKQGRIRMDIVEALRKIKVANLRWPGGCYADAYHWRDGVGPTTQRPHTINTWWGDAVEDNSFGTHEFLELCKLLGTEPYLAANVGSGTVQEMANWMEYLNSNADTPLTQQRRQNGHPEPYGVQMWGIGNESWGCGGNMTADYYTDVYKRYATFAHNYPGSPKLRRIVSGANGDDPNWTETCMKKIPLDQMWGLTLHQYTLPTGSWSGSKGAATGFDETQYFNTMKNCLRMEPIVTRHAAIMDKYDPQKKVALLVDEWGVWTDVEPGTNPGFLFQQNSLRDALVAGTTLNIFNNHCDRVRGANLAQAVNVLQALVLTDKEKMLLTPTYHVFDLYQVHQNAQYLPLQFQSPDYELNGQKLPALNASASKDASGAVHISLVNLDTKKTLQLETTLPGVTWKTVSGRMLTSGNVNDYNSFDKPNKVKLVAFNGAKKRGGNLVVELPPQSVVVLEVK
- a CDS encoding glycosyl hydrolase 115 family protein, coding for MTLPTKLLLFLLLLTGSAAAQNSQYVSFEKSRTGFPLAAAGKTAPLYASQADWPGVLRAAKDLQADINRVTKLTPTLTTDQAPTGKEVVLIGTIGKSPLIDGLVKAGKLDVSQVAGRWETFVLQVVEKPLPGVARALVIAGSDKRGTIYGIYDLSQQIGVSPWYWWADVPVKPQPALYVAAGRHSQGTPQVKYRGIFINDEAPALQNWSKEKFGGVNSKMYGHMFELILRLKGNYLWPAMWGNMFNVDDPQNPVLADEYGIVMGTSHHEPLTRAHEEWKHAGKGAWNYQTNAATLQEFWRGGMKHMGTRENIVSIGMRGDGDEPMSQESNIALLERIVADQRKIIAEETGKPADQTPQLWALYKEVQDYYDKGMRVPDDVTLLLCDDNWGNIRKLPKPGEKPRAGGYGIYYHFDYVGGPRNYKWLNTNPLPRIWEQLHLAHEYGANQIWIVNVGDLKPMEFPISFFLDYAWNPDQISADQIDDYSRDWAARQFGSKYAASIADILAKYAKYNSRRKPELLDATTYSLATGEWATVVADYNQLLAQAEKINQQLPAEYRDAYYQLVLHPVQACANLNELYYTVAQNREAAKTGQATTNILAEKAKALYAKDAEITKRYHALAGGKWSHMMDQTHIGYTYWQQPEKNAMPEVVTLATDKIKAVAEPTIPPSGSKPRHNRTSDAGFVEADGYVSIEAEHYTKAVDGSSVKWQTIPDLGRTLSGVTTFPTVAPSQLPVGNSPRLEYRVQLTGSGPVTVQAYLAPTLNFLGGEGLRYAVSFDDEAPQIINLHTGLVADNGNRPWEKAVAENILHKTSTHTLTKPGAHVLKFWRVDPGVVLEKLVVDTGGGQPSYLGPPERASGSVIPKEEKGRVGQR